The following is a genomic window from Lactococcus carnosus.
CTTTTTCTAACTTAGTCAGTCAACCAAGCTGTAACATCGATTTCAGGTGCATCATGCCACAATTTTTCAAGACGGTAAGTCAAGCGTGCATCATGTGTCATCACGTTGATCACGACATCAATCAAGTCAATCAAGACCCAACCATCTGCGCCAGCACCTTCAATACCATGAATGTCACCGCCATCTTTTTTGATTGCTTCTGCGATATTATCTACGATCGCATCGATTTGACGTGAATTCATACCTTCCATCACGACCAAAGTATCCATGACACCGCTCACTTCACGCATATCAAGGGCCACAATGTCAAGGGCTTTTTTATCATCAGCAGCTGTTACAACTGTTTGTAGTAGTAGTTCGTTTGTCATGCTTTTTATTATCTTTCTATTTTGCCAATATCAGCATTTTTTCTATTGTATCACTATGGATAGCAGCTAGTTGCCTGATATTAGAGTTGCCAATCACTAAATTATTAGTCATATCTGTTCGTTTAGTTTAACGCAATTTATCGACATAAGCGTTATACGTTAAAATTGTTTGTGGGTAAATCCTGACCTGCTGATGTGCAAGAAAAGTAACCGTATGGACTGTTTCATAAGCCACTGCTGCATCTAAATCTTCATAGGCAAGCACACGTGCTGCCTCAACACCTTCAAAGCGTCTACCAGCTTCTATATAGTCAGCGACATATAAAATTTTATCAAGTAAGCCCATCTGACTACTGCCGACTGTATGAATCTCAATCGCGCGTAACAATTCGGGATCAGTGATACCAAAGTCCTCCTGAATTTTATAGATACCAACGACACCATGCCAGACATTATTATGCCAGTTAAGTAAATCTGGATCAAGCTTGTATTTGTGAATCAGTGAGATAAAAACATCATCCGATGCTTCTTTAGCATAGTCATGTAGCAAACCAGCTAATTCAGCTTTTTCTACTGCTGCATATCCCCAGTGCACTGCTAGCTGCTTAGCAGCATCTGCCACCTGTTGCACATGTGCAAATCGCTTTGGCGATAAGGTCTCAGCTAGTTTAGTCAGTAAGACATCTCTGCTGATACCGAGTCCAGCATTATTATCAAAGACCATAAAGACCTCGTTCTTTGATAAAATCAAGTGTGCCATCCGGAATCAAGAACTTTGGCTCTATTCCCTGATGCATCATCTCTCTTAGTCCTGTAGATGAAATCGCCATCTGAGGCACATCCACCCACAAAATAGGTAATGAGGTACCTGTTCTAAATCCTGGCCGTTGTACACCAACAAGTTGTACTAAGTCAGCTACCGCTAAGGCATCTTTATGCTGTGATAAACTCGCAATCATATCGCTTCCAGCTATAAAATAAAAATCAGTATCTGTATGCGCTAGAGTTAGTGCTTGTAGGGTTTCAACAAGCGTCTGAGAGGTGTTATTCAGACGAGCCGTGTCAATACCCAAACCAGCATTTCCTTTTAAAGCACGGGATAGCAAACTGATAATCGTGCCAGCCTCATCATCATACTCAGGCATGAAAAGCACACGCTCAAGATTTAACTCTCGACGTACTTGATCTGTAATCACCAAATGCGCGACATGTATCGGCGCAAATTTACCTAAAAAAAGGCCAATTTGACGCCGATTTTCCGTCTTTTGCATATCGAGTTCAACTTTAGTATAAGGTGTGAGAAGTTCAATTCCCATAAAGACTCCTTTGTTGCGTTACGATAACCAACCTAGTATCGAGAAATCCTGCTATAGACCTGGTCCTGCCATCTACCAAATTCACATCTGCAGACAAGACACTTTGACCTGATGACTAGCAGATTAAATGGCTTTAACCTCAAGTGATAACTTGCGGTTCTCACGTTTTTCAGCGACTTTAAAGACAACCAAAATACGACCGATTGTTTGAACAACGTCAAATGACATCTCTTCAATTTCTGCTGCCACATCATTAATATCAGCATCAGAATTTTGTAAAATTGCCACTTTGATTAATTCACGCGCATCCAAAGCTTTACGGATACTCGTTTTGATTTCATTTGTTAATCCACCCTTACCGATTTGGACAATAGGTGTCAAATGGTGTGCTTGTGCACGAAGGTAGCGTTTTTGTTTTCCAGTTAATTCCATGTTTTTCTTTCTGTATGCGCTGTGCGCTAAATTATTAGTGTCACACTTGCCTTAGACAAGCGCTTTTCGAATCAAGACATCAACACCCTCAGGTACCCATGCTGCAACGACCCCACGATTCATGACACGAACCCAACCAAGGCCTGAAAAGACAATATCTGATTTGTCTTTGATTGAGAATTCTTTTCGAACCAGTTTAGGGAAATTAGCCATATCATCTGCTTGAGGTGGTGTCAGTAAACCACCCGCATGTTTTTCATAAAAGGCATCTGCACCCTCGAGCTTAGTTCGATGAATCATTAAGTGATTATCAAAGTAACCTGTCATGCCTTGCTTGTCCCCTTGAATGTAGTCAAGTCTAGCTAGACCACCCATAAATAAGGTTTGACCCGCATTCAGCTGATAGGTCTTTGGTTTAATCTCTTTTTTAGGACTAACCAACTTCAAATCATTTGGCCCAACAAAATGTGCCATTTGATGCCGGTGGATAATTCCGGGCGTATCAACGATAAAACTACCATCATCCAAAGGAATTTCGATTTTATCTAAGGTTGTCCCTGGGAACCGACTCGTCGTAATCACGTCAGCATCACCTGTCGCATTCTTGATGATTGCATTAATCAAGGTTGACTTACCAACATTGGTCACACCAACAACATAAACATCACGACCATGACGATATGTTTCAATCTCTTCCATCAGTTCTGACACATCATCTTCATGATGGGCGCTCGTTAAGACGACATCAACCGGACGAAGTCCTTCTTCATGTGCCCGTTCTCGCAACCAATTTTTAACCTTGCTTGCTTTTACTGATTTTGGTAAAATATCACGCTTGTTACCAACTAGTAAGACATCATTTCCTGATACAAACCGATGAAGACCAGGAATAACTGACCCATTAAAGTCAAAGATGTCAATCACGTTGACAACTAAAGCATCGGTATTCCCTACTTCTGTCAGTAATCTTAAAAACTCATCATCGCTGATGTTGACACCAGCAATTTCATTGTAGTGACGAAGACGGAAACAACGTTGACAATATAGTTCGCCAGTTTCAAGTCCTTTGTCCAAAGCTGATTTTGGGGTATAGCCCATCGCTTCTTTATCTTCAGTCTGCATCTCTGCACCACAGCCAATACAACGTAACGCTTCTGCTGTTGCTAAATCGTGTTCTGCCACTCAGGTTCTCCGTGTTTTTCTATCAATTTCCGCCACACACGACGCTCGCGTGCCCGATTAAATTTCGTATTCCAAGCATCTGACTCGACTAGTGGTTTGACTAACACACTACGAATCCCCGCTCTTTTTGCCGCTCTAATATCTGTCATCAGCTGATCACCCACCATGATGACATGCTCTGGTTGTTCATCCACCAGCTTGATTGCTTTTTTTATACCATAATCAAATGGTTTCATGGCACGACTAATGAAAGGTACATCAAATCGCTCCACAGCAAGCCTCACCCTATCATGGTTATTATTTGACACAACGATAACCTTGATGTTGGTTGCTTTCATCTCCGCAAGCCAGTCACGCATCTCCTGTGTACCATCTGGATTATTCCAGGCAGTTAAGGTATTATCCAAGTCAACTAGGACAGCATGAATTTGATGGCGCTTCAAACTTTCAGCAGTCAGCTGATAAGCAGCCGACAATAAAAAATCCGGTCTATAATTTTCAATGCTCATGCTTTATATTATAACATAAAAGCGCGTCTTCGTCTGACGCGCTTTTATAAAATGGCGATTTATGAGCAATTAGGCGAACTCTTAAACTCAATCCTTATGTTTTCCTAACTTTTTTCATTTTGACAATAAAGAAATACGTTCTCGCCCATAGGTCCCTTTTGCTATTAGGTCTACAAGCCCTAGCGCATAGTCTGCATAGCTAATGTGACTCTCACCAGCTTGATTGGTTTCAAATAGTTCACCTGCAACTTGATAGTCTCCTGTTTTTTCACCCTCAGCATCAAAAAGGGCTGCTGGGCTCACATAAACCCATCTCACATCCTGTCTCTGTCTTAATGCTGCTAACCCTTTTGCCATACTAGTCGCTAATGGCTTGTAGGCTGCTGGGAAGTCGAGCGTGTCTTGTAACTGTCTGGTATGTGTTTCATCCATATACAAGCTACCAGCACCACCCACGACAAATAAGGCAATCTCAGTCCCACTGAGTATATCAGCTAAGTGTTTGAGAGATGTTTCATGCTTCACTAGATCCTCAGGAGACCAAAAACCAACAGCATCAACTACCGCATCAAATCCTGCTAAATCTGATGCAGTCAACTCAAAGATATCTTTTTTCAAGACAGCTTGTGCTAGCGTTTTATTCTCGTTGCGAACAACTGCAGTGACTGACATCCCTTTGTCAACTGCTTCTTGCGTAATCAAAGAACCTGTTTTACCATTTGCTGCGATAACTGCAATTTTCATCTTAAATCCTCCTACATACTACTAGGATATAGCTAATGATATAAAAAGCCAAGTAATTCGTCCATAACCGTAATTTATAAACTAGAACTTTTAGCTGTTGACATAAAAAAAACACTAGGCAAGCCTAATGTTTTCATATCTGTTATTTCTTGTCAAATTTTTCTTTGACATCTTCAATAACATCTTCAGCTTTCTCTTTGGCGTCCGCAGCAACTTCTTTAACTTTACCGATTGCTTGGTCTAGCATGCCTTCAGCCTTTTGCTTGTCATTACCAGTAACAGTACCTGCAACATCTTTTGCTTTGCCTTTGAGTTTGTCCGTAAGTCCATTGTCTACCATAGTAAGCGCTCCTTTTTCCTTTTGATATCTTCATTTAATCACATTTGTTTAACATAATCAAGTAAAAAGGGTTACGCTTACATCTTTCATCTCATTTTAACCTTAAAACATCCTTCAACTTTAGCATTATCATACTTTTGTCCTAAATCATGACCATGTCACCTATCAAAAAAAGCAAGGTGCACATCACAAATGTATCCCTTGCTTTTCTAGCTTATTTAAATTCTTTTTTCAATTTATCGAAGAAGCCTTCTGGTTTTTGACTCGTGACCGTATGGCCACTTGCTTTAGCGAATGCTTGTAATGCGTCTCTTTGTGCATCATTTAATTTCTTAGGTGTCACGATATTGACGATGACGTGTTGATCACCATTACCAGTCCCTCTAAGTTTTGGTGCCCCTTTACCTCGTAAACGGAAATTTTGACCCGTTTGTGTCCCAGCAGGGACTTTTAGTTTGACAGTGCCATGGACAGTTGGGATTTCAACTTCATCACCAAGTGCTGCCTGAACAAATTCTAGTGGCATTTCATAGAAAATTTCGGCGCCATCACGTTCAAATTGTTTTGAGGCCGCGACATTAAAGATCACGTAAAGATCGCCATAAGGGCCACCATTTTTACCCGCATCTCCGCCACCGTTCATGCGCATTTGTTGACCAGTTTCAACACCAGCAGGGACTTTAACCTTGATTTTGTGTAGTTGTTTTTCATGACCAGACCCATGACAAGTTGGACATTTTTCTTTAATTTCTTTACCAGTACCGTGACAAACATCACAGGTAGCAGTTGTCATCACACGGCCCAGAGGCGTATCACGCGCGACTTGCACCTGACCATGACCGCCACACTTATGACAAGTTTCGGCTTTTGTACCCGGTTTAGCACCATCGCCATGACAGGTGTGACATGCTTGATCCCGATTATAGCTAACTTCTTTTTCAACACCAAAAATCGCCTCTTCAAATTTAAGGTTGACACGGTATTGTAAATCTTCACCTTGACGTGGTGCAGTCGGATTGCTTTGTCCACCGCCGCCACCAAAAAATGATGAGAAGATGTCGTCAAAGCCACCAAAACCGCCGCCACCACCAAAGCCGCTAAAGCCACCAGCGCCACCGAAACCACCGCCGTTAGCTCCTGCTGCACCATACTGATCATAGGCTGCACGATTTTGCGCATCGCCTAGTGTTTCATAGGCTTCTTGTACTTCCTTATACTTATCTTCTGCACCTGCATCCTTGTTAATATCTGGATGATATTGTTTTGACAACTTACGGTACGCTTTTTTAATTTCATCTTGGCTAGCTGACTGACTAACCCCTAGACGCTCATAATATTCTGTGTTATTCATGTGAGAAGAAACCTCTTTTATTTTTTTAAATTTTTAGTGTAAGTCTATTTTACCATGTTTGACCAATTTTGACAAAAAAATTAGCACTCTTTTTTTAGAGTGCTAATTTACTATTTTATAACCAATCGCCTGACATCCTTATTCAGAACTAGCTTGGCAAAAATGATTGGTATACCGACAATCAAGCCGATTAATAAGCCAATATCTAATGGTGTACTAATAAACCTACTAGGTAAGAAAAATGTTAAAACAAAATCCAGGATGACTAATACTAAAATACCACTGTAAAACGGAAGTCGTAACTTATCTAACTTAATATAAAAAGTATCTTGTTCAAGTGAATAGTGCTTATGCAAGATCATGATAATCGGCAAAAGTATCACCAATAAAATCAAGAAATAAACTGGATAAGCGATCGATTTTAGGAAGGCATTTAGAGATGGCATCTTTAACAGAGAGACTATATTGCTCCCAGCTAGTAGGCAAGCTGGTACCCCTAAAAATAGCGTTAAGAGTTTATAAATCGGTTTTCCGACTAGGGCATTGACAAAGCTGATTAATAGGACCATACCAAGTGAGATAGATAGGCTATTGCCACCTTGCACCAGTAAATCTTTCCAGGGTATTGTAATATACTGACCTGGTATAAATAGGGTACGCGTGAGGTGGGTGATCACTGACAAAACAGTAATCATCGCTAGTGGAATACCCGCCCAATAAATAAACTGAACAAGATTTAAGCGATTCACCTCACCTGTTCGCCCTTTGATAAAGGCGGTCACCTTGGTCAGCTGATCCACGATCAGTAAGATGCCATATAGTGCAGCAAAGGCCAGACAGATATTGAGGCCCATTAACCCGATTTTATTGATTGAAACCTGTTCTGTATACTGACCATTCTCACCGACTGAAGGGATATATCTTAGTACAGCGGTTGAAAAATAAGGGTCGCTCCTATAATTTCGCTGGTCCTCACTATAGTAGCTCAACAGATCTGTTTTTAAGGCATCATAAGTCAATGGCGCAAACTGATAAATAGTTTTAGCCAAAATAGGTTCACTACTATCTCGTGGTAGCGTTCTTACCATGCTAATCGTTTCGAGATAACGTTGATAGTCATTTGGGAAGTCCTGTGCATAGACATCGGCTTTGGGATGCGTTTTGAGATAAGTTCTCGTCTTCTGATAGGCTGCTTTACTTGTAGACTGTACAACGATTTTTTCCCACCTATGCCACTGAACACTATCGTTAGCCATACTTGTTAAACCAGCTACGATGATTAAGGCATATAAGCCAATTAGCCAACTTTTCCGTAGTTTGAAGTATACTTTCATTATGTTTTTCATCTGCCTTACCCCAATTCCTTTCTAAAAATATCCTCTGTTGTCACCTGTAAAATCTCGACAAACCGATAGGTTGTCGTATCGGTAAAGATAGCTGGTATCAAGGACTCTGAAATCAAGGCAACATAGACGCGTCCACGCTTTTCTAAAATCGTAGCAACATCAAGTAGATTTGAAGCAAGGGTATCTCCTTCATAAACAAATTGAATTTTAACAATGTCTGACTCACAAACTTGTTCCGTAATCTGCGTCCCCTTAATTAATAACAGGCGATCCGCTAGGCTATCAAGTTCTGCTAAATTATGTGTGGCAATCATGGCACTTCTACCTGCATCAACCAACTCAAGTAACATCTTTTTGAAATAATCTTTTACAAAGATATCTAAGCCGTCTAAGGGCTCATCAAAGAGTAGATAGGTTGCTTGACTTGCTATCCCTGCAGCTAGATAGACCAAGGCTTTTTGACCTTTTGAAAAAGTTGAAATCGTTTTATCCGTGGGCAAATTCTGTGAGGATAGAATCATCATAAACTGGTCCTGGTCAAATTCGGGGTAGAACATCGTCAGCACGTCTATGACTGTCGTCGCATGATAGGCGGACATCCAGTTTGATAAGGTGTCTACATAGAAAACAGAGGCTCGACCTTTTTCTCCTAGTAAAATTTCCCCATTATCTGCTAGCATCTCACCTGCAATCAGTCGCATTAACGTGGTCTTACCAGCACCATTCCGACCAACTAGCCCGATGACACTGCCAGCTGTCATCTCAAAAGACACAGCCTCTAAGATCATTTTACCTGCAATCGCTTTACTTACATCCTTAACTTGTAATGTCATGATAAACTCCTTTTGCTAACGCTATGATGCTAGATTCTTCAATATGATGATCTCGCATCTCCCTCACCAAAGTCAAATAGGCTGCCTTTAGTTCTGTCACATGAAAGGCCTGTAATTTTGCTGCATCATCACTGATAAAGTTACCCTTACTAGGTATTGAAGTAAGCACCCCCTCGTTTTCTAATGTCTTATAAACTTTGACAGCCGTATTCGGATTAATCTGCTTTTCCAAGGCGAAATTACGTACACTGGGTAATTTATCACCAGGTTTTAAAATGCCAGCTGCAATATCACTTTTAATTTCATTGGCCAACTGCTCATATATTGCGAGTTTATTCATGATTCTCCTTCCAATCCGTATCTATTGTACTATTATAAATAGTACACTTATTTTTGTCAAGTATTCCTTAATATTAGATAAAATAAAAAAACCATCATCGCTCATGATTTTTTCATTTTTTTATGGATAGGTGCTGCAACTACTGTAAATAAAAAGGTTAAAAGTGTGATAACAAGCGCAGGAATTAGCAAAATAAGTCGAGGCAAATAACCAAAAATCATCGGCTTTTGCGGGCCTTTTATTGCTGCGATTTCGGCATCAAGTCTATCAAATTCTGACTCGATACGACGTGCAACCTCAGCAAGACCATCACTGTCTAACTTCTTGATATCTGAGATATCAATCGGGTTACCGAAATTCATATCAACTCGTTCTCGTTTAGCTAATCCTTTGAAAGTCATCGGTCCTTGATAGACAGCAGGCATAATCCGTACCTTGGCCATTTTTGCAATGACCGCAACACCACCCTTTACATCTTTCGAGTGGCGTGACCCAGAAGGAAACATAATGAGTGAGCGATTTGATGTTTTCAAAATTTTAGTTGGATACTTGATTGTACTAGGTCCAGGATGTTCGCGATCAATCGGAAATGCACCACACTTTTCAATCCAATACCCAAAGAAAGGATTTTTAAACAATTCCTTTTTAGCCATAAAAATAAACTCTTTTGGCTTAGTAGCAAAGGCCAAATAAACGGGATCCCACCAAGTTCTATGGGGGGCAACTAGAATATAATTCTCAGTTTTATCCAATATTTTTTCTGTGTTATGATAATGGGCATTCCCATTTAACATCCATAACAGAAAAGTGACAAAATTTCTAAGGTAGGTATAAAACATATTTTTTTCCTTTATGATAGTTTGGCTAGGCGTTACGATGTCTAATTTACAATAAAAAAAAATAGACTAGTAAGTCTATTTTACCATATTTAGTTGAGGTTGACCCTATACTTATCTGACCAACTTATTTTCTGTGACATGAATATCGTCCACTTCAAATCCAGCTGTTTTAAAAATAGCTTCAATCTCTGCCGTACTAAGCTTACCGATCAATTGGAATTCAACAGCAGATTTTTTATTTTCAGTATTAATCTGGATGATACTTCTCACATCGAGCAGATGCTCTGCCAACAATTCTGCTACTTTTGCCAATGACCCTACTGTATCTGGCATCAAAAGCCGCACATGCACGCCAGCTTCACCGTAACCTGCTACTCTGAGAAAGGCACCAAAAACATCTTTATCCGTAATCAAACCGCTGATCTGATCATTATCAACAACAGGCAAGACACCGACATTATGTTGCCGCATTTGATAAACGGCATCCTCTAGCGTCGCGTATTTTGAGATTGTTAGGACATCACGAATCATGACTTCACCAACGGTTGTCTTGTTAAGCAAATAATTCATCTCATAAACTGATAAAGAAGTCGCCACTGAAGGACTCGCTTTCTCAATCGTTCCAGCAGTGACTAGTCCAACTAACTTGTCATCCGCAATAACTGGTAATCTATGGATACCTTGTTCCTTCATGATATCCGCAGCCTTGGCTATCTTAGTCGTTGGTGAGACATAGATAACTTTTTTAGTCATAAAATCTTTCACTGCCATAATCAATTCCCCCGATTTCTGTTAACGTCACCTTATTTTAACATGATAGCCTCATAAAATCACGTCAGAAGCTATCGCTAAATCATATGAACGATTAACCGCCAAGATAAGCTTTTCGGACATCGTCAGAAGCTAGTAGTTCTTTACCTGTGCCAGATAAAATAACTTTTCCAGTTTCTAAGACATAACCACGATCAGCAATAGATAAGGCCATATTGGCATTCTGCTCAATCAAGAGAACAGTCGTCCCTTGTTTTTGAATATCCTTGATGATCTCAAAGATTTCTTGAATAAAGATTGGTGCTAGCCCCATTGAAGGTTCATCCAATAACAAGAGTTTAGGTTGACTCATCAAGGCACGCCCCATGGCAAGCATTTGTTGTTCCCCACCAGATAAAGTCGCGGCATCTTGCCCTTTACGCTCTTCTAAACGCGGAAAACGTGCAAAAATTTTCTTCAAATTTTGTGCATTCTCCTCACGATTTTTACGTAAAAAAGCCCCCATCTCCAAGTTTTCCATAACAGTCAAGCCAGGAAAGACATGACGGCCTTCTGGTACCTGTGATAAGCCACTCGCTACGATCTTTTGAGCTGGCGTTTTATGAATATCTTTTCCTTCAAATTGAATCGTCCCATTTGAAGGTCGAACTAGACCTGAAATCGTTCGTAGAATAGATGTTTTACCAGCACCGTTTGCCCCGATAAGCGAGACAACTTCACCCTCATTGACTTCAAAAGAAACGTCACGAACAGCTTGAATGACACCATAATGCACATCAAGATTATTAATAGTTAACATCACCATTATGCTTCTCCTCCCAAATAAGCTTCGATAACACGCTTATTGTTTTTGATTTCATCTGGCGTACCATGTGCAATCAAACGACCATATTCTAAAACATAGATCCGTTCGGTCACATTCATGACAAGACTCATATCATGTTCAATCAATAGAATCGTGATGTTAAACTGTTGTTGAATTTGCTTGATAAGCGCCGTTAATTCTGCCGTTTCTTGCGGATTCATCCCCGCAGCAGGTTCATCCAAGAATAAAATCTTTGGTTTCGTCGCAAGCGCACGCACAATCTCCAAACGACGTTGTTCACCGTATGGTAAATTTTTTGCCAAGCTAGCTTGCTTGACATCTAAATCAAAGATAGCGAGTAGCTCTAAAGCTTCTTTTTTCATCTCTGCTTCTTGCTTATAATAAGCAGGCAAGCGGAAAAATGATGCAAAAAGACGGGATTTTTTTCTTGTTCCCATGGCAATCAAGACATTATCCAAGACAGTCAAGTTTTTAAATAGACGAATGTTTTGGAAAGTACGGGATAAACCAGCAGCAGCAATTTTATAAGTCGACAAGCCATTTAATATATCGCCAGCCAACGTCACTGTACCTTCAGATGGTTCATAGACACCAGTTAACAGATTGAACAACGTTGTTTTACCAGCACCATTTGGCCCGATAAGCCCAACAAGCTCAGACTCACCAAGTTCAAGATTGACATCTCCGACAGCTGTTAAGCCACCAAAGTTTTTTGTAAGATTTTTTACTTCAAGAAGTGCCATTAGTTAGACTCCTTATTTTCTTTTTTATTGAAGAAACGTGAGAGTTTGAACTCCCATGTGCCAAGTAAGCCACCTGGGCGGAAAATCATGACTAAGATCAGGATCAATGAGTAGATGATCATCCGAATCGCCCCAAAATCTTGTAGGAACATATTAAGTAAGCCCAAGATAATTGCGGCAATGATTGTCCCTGTAATTGAGCCTAATCCACCTAGTACAACAATAATCAAGGCATCTACTGATTTCATCCATGTGAAATCTTTAGGTGTTACAGTCCCGATAAAACCAGCATATAGGCTACCCGCAACTGCTGTCACCATGGCACCGATTGTAAAGGCAATGACTTTAACACGTGTCACGTTTACACCCATCGACTCAGATGCAATCTCGTCTTCACGAACTGATAAAGTCGCACGACCTGATGGTGAATTGATAAAATTCAAGATCAAGACAATCACGATAACAGCGAAGATGAAAGTCATCCCCCAGTCAGTAAAGAGGACAATGCCTGATAAACCAGCAGCACCATTTGTTAGGTCCCCACCGTTCATAATCAGGATACGAATAATTTCAGACACACCAAGTGTTGCGATGGCTAGATAGTCACCTTTCAGACGCAAAGTCGGATAACCAACAATAATCGCGACGATACCCGCAACAATTGCCCCAATCAGCATTGACAAGAAAATCGTTCCCCAAGTTGGTGCCATACGAGCTGAGATAATCGCAGACGAATAAGCCCCAATTGCCATAAAACCAGCTGAACCAAATGAGAATTGACCAGTAAAGCCGATGACCAGATTCAGACCAACTGCAACGATCAGGTTTATCCCAATTTGCGTGATGATTTGGGCAACAAATTCATTGATTACACCAGCATTGATAAGCCCGATTAAGATACCATAAATAACAGCAATAATAACGAGCCAGATAATCGATAGTTTTAGATTTTTTTTCATTACCTTACACCTTCTCTTTCACGTTTTTGCCTAGGATACCGGCAGGACGGATTAAAAGAATGATGATCAAGACAGCATAAACCACTGCATCTTTATAGCCTGCTACCCATGATAATTTACCTGGAAGCGACTGAGCAACTGTCTCAAGCAGACCGATAACAATACCGCCAAGCGCAGCACCAGGAATGATCCCAATCCCACCGAGAACTGCTGCAACAAAGGCTTTAAGCCCTGGTGCCATCCCCATAAGTGGATCGATCGAGCCATAATAAAGACCGATTAAGACACCAGCCGCACCAGCAAGCGCTGAACCAAGTGCAAAGGTAAAACTAATCGTCCGATCGACATTTATCCCCATCAGACGTGCCGCATCTGCCTCAACTGAAACAGCACGCATGGCTTTGCCCATTTTTGTCTTTTTAACGATGAGCTGCAATAAAATCATCAAAATAATAGCTGTTACCAGAATCATCAGTTGCACATTTGTGATGGTCACGCTACCCAGTGAATACTTTTCTACGTTAATCGCACTTGGAAATTGACGTGAGGCAGAGCCGACGAAATAAATCATCACGTTTTCAAGCAAGAATGACACACCGATCGCAGTGATCAAGGCTGCTACCTTACTTGACTTACGGAGTGGACGATAGGCCAAAAATTCGATGACCATACCCAATATCGCACAGCCAATCATTGACAAAATTAAGGCGATGAAAAAATTTAAGTGCAGGAAGTTAATAAAATAATAACCCATAAAAGCGCCCATCATATAGACGTCTCCATGCGCAAAGTTGA
Proteins encoded in this region:
- the rsfS gene encoding ribosome silencing factor; amino-acid sequence: MTNELLLQTVVTAADDKKALDIVALDMREVSGVMDTLVVMEGMNSRQIDAIVDNIAEAIKKDGGDIHGIEGAGADGWVLIDLIDVVINVMTHDARLTYRLEKLWHDAPEIDVTAWLTD
- a CDS encoding YqeG family HAD IIIA-type phosphatase, with the protein product MSIENYRPDFLLSAAYQLTAESLKRHQIHAVLVDLDNTLTAWNNPDGTQEMRDWLAEMKATNIKVIVVSNNNHDRVRLAVERFDVPFISRAMKPFDYGIKKAIKLVDEQPEHVIMVGDQLMTDIRAAKRAGIRSVLVKPLVESDAWNTKFNRARERRVWRKLIEKHGEPEWQNTI
- a CDS encoding nicotinate-nucleotide adenylyltransferase, which encodes MGIELLTPYTKVELDMQKTENRRQIGLFLGKFAPIHVAHLVITDQVRRELNLERVLFMPEYDDEAGTIISLLSRALKGNAGLGIDTARLNNTSQTLVETLQALTLAHTDTDFYFIAGSDMIASLSQHKDALAVADLVQLVGVQRPGFRTGTSLPILWVDVPQMAISSTGLREMMHQGIEPKFLIPDGTLDFIKERGLYGL
- the yqeK gene encoding bis(5'-nucleosyl)-tetraphosphatase (symmetrical) YqeK — encoded protein: MVFDNNAGLGISRDVLLTKLAETLSPKRFAHVQQVADAAKQLAVHWGYAAVEKAELAGLLHDYAKEASDDVFISLIHKYKLDPDLLNWHNNVWHGVVGIYKIQEDFGITDPELLRAIEIHTVGSSQMGLLDKILYVADYIEAGRRFEGVEAARVLAYEDLDAAVAYETVHTVTFLAHQQVRIYPQTILTYNAYVDKLR
- a CDS encoding CsbD family protein, whose translation is MVDNGLTDKLKGKAKDVAGTVTGNDKQKAEGMLDQAIGKVKEVAADAKEKAEDVIEDVKEKFDKK
- the dnaJ gene encoding molecular chaperone DnaJ, with amino-acid sequence MNNTEYYERLGVSQSASQDEIKKAYRKLSKQYHPDINKDAGAEDKYKEVQEAYETLGDAQNRAAYDQYGAAGANGGGFGGAGGFSGFGGGGGFGGFDDIFSSFFGGGGGQSNPTAPRQGEDLQYRVNLKFEEAIFGVEKEVSYNRDQACHTCHGDGAKPGTKAETCHKCGGHGQVQVARDTPLGRVMTTATCDVCHGTGKEIKEKCPTCHGSGHEKQLHKIKVKVPAGVETGQQMRMNGGGDAGKNGGPYGDLYVIFNVAASKQFERDGAEIFYEMPLEFVQAALGDEVEIPTVHGTVKLKVPAGTQTGQNFRLRGKGAPKLRGTGNGDQHVIVNIVTPKKLNDAQRDALQAFAKASGHTVTSQKPEGFFDKLKKEFK
- a CDS encoding NAD(P)-dependent oxidoreductase: MKIAVIAANGKTGSLITQEAVDKGMSVTAVVRNENKTLAQAVLKKDIFELTASDLAGFDAVVDAVGFWSPEDLVKHETSLKHLADILSGTEIALFVVGGAGSLYMDETHTRQLQDTLDFPAAYKPLATSMAKGLAALRQRQDVRWVYVSPAALFDAEGEKTGDYQVAGELFETNQAGESHISYADYALGLVDLIAKGTYGRERISLLSK
- the yqeH gene encoding ribosome biogenesis GTPase YqeH gives rise to the protein MAEHDLATAEALRCIGCGAEMQTEDKEAMGYTPKSALDKGLETGELYCQRCFRLRHYNEIAGVNISDDEFLRLLTEVGNTDALVVNVIDIFDFNGSVIPGLHRFVSGNDVLLVGNKRDILPKSVKASKVKNWLRERAHEEGLRPVDVVLTSAHHEDDVSELMEEIETYRHGRDVYVVGVTNVGKSTLINAIIKNATGDADVITTSRFPGTTLDKIEIPLDDGSFIVDTPGIIHRHQMAHFVGPNDLKLVSPKKEIKPKTYQLNAGQTLFMGGLARLDYIQGDKQGMTGYFDNHLMIHRTKLEGADAFYEKHAGGLLTPPQADDMANFPKLVRKEFSIKDKSDIVFSGLGWVRVMNRGVVAAWVPEGVDVLIRKALV
- the yhbY gene encoding ribosome assembly RNA-binding protein YhbY; protein product: MELTGKQKRYLRAQAHHLTPIVQIGKGGLTNEIKTSIRKALDARELIKVAILQNSDADINDVAAEIEEMSFDVVQTIGRILVVFKVAEKRENRKLSLEVKAI